The window CCTGGGTCTTCAGTTGTGTAATGCGGTTACCCTCGACGTGGATCACGGTTACCGGGATGGACTCGCCATCCTCCGTGAACACCCGGGTCATACCCGCTTTACGGCCGATTACACCAATCGCCATGATCGCTGTCCCAGTGGTCCCCGGCAGCGCTCGCAGCCTGCCCATCGAACACTCAAATCAAGGCCCGGAACAGCGAAACCGCCCCGGGCCGAGGAAGCCGGAGAGTATAACAACCCATCTCCGGTGACGCCAGAATGTCAGCCCGCCAATTGGCGGTCCGCCATCAACTCAACTTGATCTGGACGTCCACGCCTGCGGCGAGGTCCAGGCGCATCAGCGCATCCACCGTCTTCTCGGTCGGATCCACGATGTCCATCAGCCGCTTGTGCGTACGCAACTCGTATTGATCCCGCGCATCCTTGTTCACGTGCGGCGAGGTCAACACGGTGTAGACCTCCCGCTTGGTCGGCAGCGGAATCGGGCCGAGCACGCGGGC of the Halofilum ochraceum genome contains:
- the rpsJ gene encoding 30S ribosomal protein S10, translated to MATKQTQTIRIRLKAFDHKLLDSSAKEIVDTAKRTGARVLGPIPLPTKREVYTVLTSPHVNKDARDQYELRTHKRLMDIVDPTEKTVDALMRLDLAAGVDVQIKLS